TTACGATTATGCGATGCAAAAGTATGCTTACGATAAGCAACTTGCGGCAAAAAACTATATGACAGCAATGAGCTCTTCATCTGCTAAATCAAAAGCACTACGAGAATACCCTTACGACTACGCGATGCAGAAATACATCTACGACAGAGCAATGGCGGGAAAATGAAAACGGCAGAACCAACGAAGTCAGCTTATTGGTCGCTCCGCTCTCAAACGCTGCTTCGAGACGTTGGAAATAAGAGGGCGAATGAAATTAAACGCCCGTCACGGGGCTCCCCATAGCGATTTAACATAACGCCCATGCTCGGACGTTGTGCTGGAAGCCAGCTTGTATGTCCTATCCCCTACCGGACATGGTCAAGGGTGTAGAATGGGCCTTTGAAATTCCTATCCCCCACCCTTCGCCATGTCCGGTAGAGGCTAAAGAGGGACACGGGGGTTCTCGAGAGAAGACTGGGGTCCGTAGGCGGACATGGCCCAGGGTGCACTATGGGCCTTTAAAATTCCTATCCGCTGAGGTTGGCACATGGGATGACTGTACCGAGACGTCGGACTCTGGGTGGGGATAGGACATTCAAGCTGTCTTCCGGCACTACATCCGAGGCCTGGGCGGTAGGTCGATTCGTGCGACCGCGCTCTCGCTGATGCTGCCAAGGTAGAGCTGTCCGTCGTGTCGCACGACGCTCGTGGTGCCGCCGTAGCGACCGGCGTGATCCTGCAGGTTGTGGACAATCGTTCCCTGACCATCGAAGGCCACGACGAAACTGAGCTTGGAATGGCGTGCCGGGGACGGAATCCATCGCAGTGGGAGACGAGCAAGCAATCGCTTGAACGCGGGCGAGCGGGGATGCACCCAGTCGAGAATGGGGTCGCGCTCGACGAAGGCGGCCATCCAGAACAACTCGCCGTCGAAGGTGATGTTGTCCGGCATCGCCGGTAGCTCGGGGATGATGACTTCGACTTCCCCGGCCTGCGGCCCCTTGAGCCACAACTTCTTCACGGTGTACCCGATGGTCTCGCTGATCACGACGTAGGCCTCGTCTGGCCCGAGTGCCACACCATTTGGGTTCCGAAGCCCGTCGAGTACGACACGAGTCTGCCGGGTTCTCGGGTCGTAGGTGAGGAGCTGGCCACTTGCTTGGCCCTCGAGGAACTCATGGTGGTCGTTGTACTCGGCGTAGCGAGTCGAAAAATCTGAGAACCAGACGCGGCCGTC
This portion of the Candidatus Binatia bacterium genome encodes:
- a CDS encoding SMP-30/gluconolactonase/LRE family protein → MSTRLTVALAGCLAIAYLALWPIEIQPESWEPPRNPGFSGPFQQNDALRPMDRLLDGFGPGPETITFGPDGWGYTGLRDGRIIRFPPDGSRFEEFANTHGSPGGMEFDSAGQLIVADATLGLLSVDTDGQITILASGHAGRKFLFLDDLDVGQDGRVWFSDFSTRYAEYNDHHEFLEGQASGQLLTYDPRTRQTRVVLDGLRNPNGVALGPDEAYVVISETIGYTVKKLWLKGPQAGEVEVIIPELPAMPDNITFDGELFWMAAFVERDPILDWVHPRSPAFKRLLARLPLRWIPSPARHSKLSFVVAFDGQGTIVHNLQDHAGRYGGTTSVVRHDGQLYLGSISESAVARIDLPPRPRM